In Gordonia iterans, the following proteins share a genomic window:
- the ykgO gene encoding type B 50S ribosomal protein L36, which produces MKVRNSLKSMKNQPGSQVVRRRGRIFVINKKNPRFKARQG; this is translated from the coding sequence GTGAAGGTTCGCAACTCACTCAAGTCCATGAAGAACCAGCCCGGCTCGCAGGTCGTCCGGCGTCGCGGGCGGATCTTCGTGATCAACAAGAAGAATCCCCGCTTCAAGGCACGCCAGGGCTGA
- a CDS encoding TMEM175 family protein has product MTASPPAPRRHDPQTFFSLDSNEYGRGVAFFDAIYGFSATLLIANLDAPPGEAWRSVDSLLASGFGSQLFGFALSFVVIVAFWRANVRLMRELSGLDGPTMTANLVAVGLVIVIPFTTQGISDPASSDFALPTALYALNIALASLAQIAVSWLGRIRGLERNPTTGVQRAAGLITAWLPPVVFGASIPIALRFGPEAGQWTWLSLAILLPIAGRFLPRTHAVRSQHNG; this is encoded by the coding sequence ATGACCGCATCGCCGCCGGCGCCACGCCGGCACGATCCGCAGACCTTCTTCTCCCTGGACAGCAACGAGTACGGCCGCGGAGTTGCGTTCTTCGACGCGATCTACGGATTCTCGGCAACCCTGCTCATCGCGAACCTCGACGCACCGCCGGGAGAGGCATGGCGGAGCGTCGACAGTCTGCTGGCATCCGGTTTCGGGTCCCAGTTGTTCGGCTTCGCACTGAGTTTCGTGGTGATCGTCGCGTTCTGGCGGGCCAACGTCCGGCTGATGCGCGAGCTCAGCGGACTCGACGGACCGACCATGACGGCGAACCTCGTCGCGGTCGGCCTGGTGATCGTCATCCCGTTCACCACGCAGGGCATCAGCGACCCGGCCTCGTCGGACTTCGCACTGCCCACTGCCCTCTACGCCCTGAACATCGCCCTGGCCTCGCTGGCTCAGATCGCCGTCTCCTGGCTCGGCCGGATCCGTGGGCTCGAGCGCAATCCGACGACGGGTGTGCAACGCGCCGCCGGGCTGATCACCGCCTGGCTCCCACCCGTGGTGTTCGGGGCCTCTATCCCGATCGCGCTGCGCTTCGGCCCGGAGGCCGGACAGTGGACCTGGCTCTCACTCGCGATCCTCCTGCCGATCGCGGGGCGTTTCCTCCCGCGCACGCACGCGGTGCGCTCGCAGCACAACGGGTAG